The following is a genomic window from Miscanthus floridulus cultivar M001 unplaced genomic scaffold, ASM1932011v1 fs_325_1_2, whole genome shotgun sequence.
ACCGGACAAAGTCGGCGTGGAGGAAGACTAGAATATTTGGGGTAACTGGATTGTTTGTTGTTCAATTGCTTGATTCATCGTAAACCGGTTACAGGGTATAAATAGAGGTGCGGCCCAGCCTCTAGCTCCTCGTTTCTCTTCCCTCAATAACTCTAATCTCATCAACAGACTCTAATTGCCATTGATTACAGCCGGCGCCCTCTGCAATACCGTCCTGACTGCATGCAGCCGGGGACTGCCCCACATGCCAGAATGTCGATGGTGAAGGCATTACTTCTTTCTGGGCATTACTTTTGCGACTGGAAAAAAGAAGCTGCAGCTATAGACCTGTAGTTATCATTTATCAAACGAAGAGTTGGGCTTTACAGCTTGTCTGCAGTATGAGGAAGAACACAGGGATCTTGTTCAGAAGTGACCAAAACACAAAAAACGGGGGTACAGCCAGCCCAAATCATCAGTTACTAGAGGTAGAACTATACATGATGACATCCTATTGTTTCCATCTCATTGTAATCGGACAATGTGGCTGGGTAAGGAATGACAATGACTTGTAGGCCCTGTAGTGCGGTTCACAATAATTTTGATTGGATTTAAATCTCTTTTTTTTTCAGGGGATCATTGCATTGACCTTCCGCTTGATATACATGTCATGCATAAAACTATCTACACATTTAAGTTCTTTAAACAAATTAACATTGAGTACAAACAACTATGTCTTTCTCTGTAGCATCTCCAATATTAATTCTGGTTTCCTACACACTGTATTTTCCATATTACGTGGTGAGAAGCCCATGTGGGCTCTACTTTTGTTAAGTTCCTTTGGTTTAGTTGAATACTTCATGATCTTCAGCCTCTTCCTCCCCAAACCCACCGAGACATTCACAGATCCACCATCTCTCTCAGCCATGAGATCAGTagaattcgatgtgatggctgtTTTCCTGGAGCTATTGAGAGCCTTTCTTCTATGCATTAGTAACtcatcaaattcagaaattaAGCAACCAGGGTGCAGGATTGCGTTGCCATGTGTTGCTGGTCTGCAAATTGATGCTGTTGCAACTGAAATGGGGTGATGTGGGTGATTGAGTGCAGCTTGAAGAAGTCGCTGCTTCTGATTTATTAAGGGTACATCACTAACTAGCTGACTCCTCTTCAGGCACTCAACCATCTTGAGCCAAAGGTTCTCAAGATGAACAATAATTTCTCCTTGTTGCATTTCAGAGTATAATATGGTTGTTAAAGAGAGCCACTCGGTAAGTTGGTCTCCAATAATCTGCAAGGACGAAATGGTGTCTTCATGCAGTTAGCATAAAGTATGTGCTTTGTGTCATGTGCTTGAATTCTAGAAAGAGTAGGACTAAATGAAGTTGATGCCCTTAGCAACATGAACATCTATATTTTTACTTTGTACTGTGAATATGCCACAAACCTCGAAAAGAAGAAGAACGTCTTCCTTTAGTATGAGATGCCCAGAAAGATTAGATAAAGTTGAAAAAAACCTGAAGCACAACCAAGTTAAAAGAACTGAGATGTAAACTCAAGCACACAACTAATAGCAGCTAACTTCCATTAAAATCAACAGACAGGTTTGCAATTTTGTAAATCTGCTCAAATACCTGATTGTGACCTGGTGCTGTCCAGCTGGATTTGCTTTGAAATGAAAACTTGACAACCTCATAAACCTGCATATCATAAAAAGCTTATAGATTACTGAAACAGACTGAGGTCATCCTTATGGTAGGCAGGATAGATACAGGTGTTCCATTTAGAAGTGTAAGTCAACAAACCTATTAGCAAGCTTGAACCAATTCAAGAAAAGTTTAGGTTGTCTGCACACAAAAGAATCTTCACTTGTTTCCTTCACCTCTTGGTTAGCAGAGGTCAACATTTGATCATCCTGTAACAGTCCAATAACTATTTCACCAAGAGCAGAAAGGATAGTAGCATTTTCGAACTTCTCTGACAAATGCTCAAGGTTGGCTTGGAACAATGCCATGTTTTCGTCAATAGTGCAAACCAAGTATTTGTAAAAACCATCAAAGAAAACCTTGGAAGAAAACTTCGAATTACAGGAGTTTGTAGAGAGGGATCTATAAACTTCAATTGTTGATTCCATCTCCAGGTCTTGCAGGACAGAAACATTTGACTCAGAGCTGTTTTCAGCATTCAAAAGAATGGATATCCCCTTGGGGTATAAAAAATAAAGGATTGGATAACAGAAGAACTGATGGAGAACATCATGGTAACTTAATCCAGAATTGGTTTCCAAATAAGAGATAATTTGACTGTTCAATTGTTTTGCAAACGAGTTCCAAACCATCAACCATTTTAATCTTTCCCTATTACATGTCGGCCGCCCGATCTGCATATACAGAAAAGAGACAGCAATACGAAAACTCTCCAGGACATCTGATGAAGCCAGAATTAAAACCAACTTCTCTGCATCTCTACGAGACAGCTCTCCAGTATACTGAGATATCATGGACAGAGACAGTGCAGCCACATAAACTGCTGGAGAAACCATCTCCATGTAAGAGAGTGATCTGATTCTTGGTAAAGACACCTTTGGACTGTATTCTGCATGTTGGTTCTCCTTTATGTGCTCGATGTCTAGGCATACCTCAATGTTTTCAGACGCTAACAGAGAATGATCTAGTTCGTCCACAATAACTTTCACAAACCGAAGACCAAATTCCAGTAATGTTGCACACTTGTTAACACTATTCTTTCTTATATGATCCAGCAACAACTTCTTTGCAAACATGCACACATTAGTAATGCATTCGCTGACTTGTTCATAAGCATGCTGCTCTCTAAGTTCGATTTGAATACCTTGAAGAAGAAATCTGAAAATCTCTGTTGCAGAATCCATAACAATCACCAGTGTTTCAGGAATCATGTCCTGGAATAGTTCTGGCTTAAGAATTATGCCAAAAATATCAAGCTGGAAATGAAAGCATCTAATATCCCATGGTAACCATTTGATATGTTGAACGCCCAATAAGGCCTTGATATGCATGCCCGATTGAGCTAGCAAGTTCTGATTCACTGGAGCACACAAATCCTCTCTGTCCCTATTTTTGGATgaaacaaaatcatgaaaaagattCAAGCAAAATGACCATAGCGGCTTGTTCTGATCATTGATCCCAAAAGAGAAAACTATTTTGAGTATTGGCCCAAAAGCAGCCTCCAGAATGGGTAAATGATTGATCAGATTACCAAGTCTATGTAGAAGGTAATGCCATGTACTCAAACAAGAAAGGCCAAGTACAATATTGCGACTTCTTGATAGAACTCGACATAAAGGCACCATAATTAATCTTATCATTTTCACCTGCGCACTTGCCTGTTCAATGGGTTTTAATGCGGGAATCACAGTTTGTTGGACCACAATCTCGGTTGCCTGAGAAGGAAAAAATGCATCCACCAATTTTTTCCAGGAAACCTGTAAATATGTAAAGATTATCATAATGTAATACAGACATTCATAATACTAGAAAAGAAATTGTAGTCCGGAAAAAGgataaatagtttaactcaccaTTGTAGCAACCTGAACTTGTGGGTTTAGATCAGTAAACATCTGCTCAGGAACCTTTAGGAGTTTATTAAGCAGCGGTCTATTGTTCACTGCATCTAGACCAAGCAAAGATATGATCCATCCCCATGACTTCACAGTTTGAACTTTCTTCGAAGGATcatcaagcatatttaccatgcaGGAGAGTAACTTCTGCTCAAGGTCTGAAGCAACAGCCTATACAGCATGCATCAAAATAAATTGGGAAACAATCGATAGATAAGCTCATTGAGGATAGGAAAGCAGATCACCACAGCAAGTAAAATATGCAGAAAATATGCAAAGTTGCAGGAGAAACACTGAACCATTTAATAAGCCAACTCCAGGAAATAGTAAACACACACAGAAAAAGATTCAGATATCAAATGCAACACAAAAATTGGTATAACCAAAAACCTGCATCACGTGCACGTTTGCCTATATTAATCTATTAATAATTCAACGGGGAGCAACCAAGCATCCAAGTTGTGCTCCAGGAAGCCGCTGACCAGGGCCATTTGTGGATCCTGGCAGGAGCAAAGGCACTGGCTGAGTTGCTTCAATGAGTATAGTTGTTATGGAGGGTGTTTTCCTTGCTTCTAGGGCATGTGTGTCATAAAAAACTAACCCCAGCAGTGGAATCAGCATGTTCTTGTGACCGCACTTTTGTACCTATTGATACAATGAcatgcagctctcctgcatgtCACAGAAAGAATTAATAGTTTCCAGTTtttgctggtacatggattctgtAACCTGAACTGAAAGTAACAGAACTGCAGGACATTTCAATAGTAGCAGGAAGCCAGGAAGTGTTATGAAGCCTCTAGACCTATCATTTCAGATTTGATTTTAAGTGTTTTAATAATGCTATACTATTGATATAGAATTAGTTTGCTGATATGCTACTCACTTCAACAAAAGCTCACACTGCAGTTACTGTTGTGTGACAAGGAGTACATCCGTATGTCACCAATATGTAAAACTAATGCAATTCAGCTAAATTGCCTTGGCATTCCAGTCACAAAAAAAAAATGTATTGAATCATTGCTTGTCCACATGAACCTACCCTCAAGATTTATCATAATAAGTCACCCAATCTACTTGAACCTTTGGGTGCACCGTTATAATGCACCCAGATAGTTAAGTTGGATTAAAATGCTCTATCAGAAGATAGTCCATTTAGGAAAAACAAATAATACACCACAATGTGCATATGTGGCATGAATTTGCAAGCAACAGATTCACAGTTTTTAATGAATTAACAGAAATATTCATATGAGTTGCTTCTAATACTAAAGCAACATCTAATTATATCTTCTAGTAATTAACAGTGATCTTTTAATTACCTT
Proteins encoded in this region:
- the LOC136531317 gene encoding uncharacterized protein isoform X1; the protein is MEPPPVEPQVAEIAAEPDRAAAYARLLHLQRGCAADLAAELPSTLLPLLLLDAAADDEAVAVSALKCLGFTLYHPVLVSTISAQMAQLVLDTLVQIIMNTRMKSACNLGVWCFSVQQLEPLIIEDRADPVLIAIVHALDNPFGSLSTTFEAAQAIMKLADQIPKRMRDQSCLWVPPVYRRLLSADKTERDMAERCLIKVSCFILPPQPLLSKAVASDLEQKLLSCMVNMLDDPSKKVQTVKSWGWIISLLGLDAVNNRPLLNKLLKVPEQMFTDLNPQVQVATMVSWKKLVDAFFPSQATEIVVQQTVIPALKPIEQASAQVKMIRLIMVPLCRVLSRSRNIVLGLSCLSTWHYLLHRLGNLINHLPILEAAFGPILKIVFSFGINDQNKPLWSFCLNLFHDFVSSKNRDREDLCAPVNQNLLAQSGMHIKALLGVQHIKWLPWDIRCFHFQLDIFGIILKPELFQDMIPETLVIVMDSATEIFRFLLQGIQIELREQHAYEQVSECITNVCMFAKKLLLDHIRKNSVNKCATLLEFGLRFVKVIVDELDHSLLASENIEVCLDIEHIKENQHAEYSPKVSLPRIRSLSYMEMVSPAVYVAALSLSMISQYTGELSRRDAEKLVLILASSDVLESFRIAVSFLYMQIGRPTCNRERLKWLMVWNSFAKQLNSQIISYLETNSGLSYHDVLHQFFCYPILYFLYPKGISILLNAENSSESNVSVLQDLEMESTIEVYRSLSTNSCNSKFSSKVFFDGFYKYLVCTIDENMALFQANLEHLSEKFENATILSALGEIVIGLLQDDQMLTSANQEVKETSEDSFVCRQPKLFLNWFKLANRFMRLSSFHFKANPAGQHQVTIRFFSTLSNLSGHLILKEDVLLLFEIIGDQLTEWLSLTTILYSEMQQGEIIVHLENLWLKMVECLKRSQLVSDVPLINQKQRLLQAALNHPHHPISVATASICRPATHGNAILHPGCLISEFDELLMHRRKALNSSRKTAITSNSTDLMAERDGGSVNVSVGLGRKRLKIMKYSTKPKELNKSRAHMGFSPRNMENTVCRKPELILEMLQRKT
- the LOC136531317 gene encoding uncharacterized protein isoform X2, with the protein product MQAVASDLEQKLLSCMVNMLDDPSKKVQTVKSWGWIISLLGLDAVNNRPLLNKLLKVPEQMFTDLNPQVQVATMVSWKKLVDAFFPSQATEIVVQQTVIPALKPIEQASAQVKMIRLIMVPLCRVLSRSRNIVLGLSCLSTWHYLLHRLGNLINHLPILEAAFGPILKIVFSFGINDQNKPLWSFCLNLFHDFVSSKNRDREDLCAPVNQNLLAQSGMHIKALLGVQHIKWLPWDIRCFHFQLDIFGIILKPELFQDMIPETLVIVMDSATEIFRFLLQGIQIELREQHAYEQVSECITNVCMFAKKLLLDHIRKNSVNKCATLLEFGLRFVKVIVDELDHSLLASENIEVCLDIEHIKENQHAEYSPKVSLPRIRSLSYMEMVSPAVYVAALSLSMISQYTGELSRRDAEKLVLILASSDVLESFRIAVSFLYMQIGRPTCNRERLKWLMVWNSFAKQLNSQIISYLETNSGLSYHDVLHQFFCYPILYFLYPKGISILLNAENSSESNVSVLQDLEMESTIEVYRSLSTNSCNSKFSSKVFFDGFYKYLVCTIDENMALFQANLEHLSEKFENATILSALGEIVIGLLQDDQMLTSANQEVKETSEDSFVCRQPKLFLNWFKLANRFMRLSSFHFKANPAGQHQVTIRFFSTLSNLSGHLILKEDVLLLFEIIGDQLTEWLSLTTILYSEMQQGEIIVHLENLWLKMVECLKRSQLVSDVPLINQKQRLLQAALNHPHHPISVATASICRPATHGNAILHPGCLISEFDELLMHRRKALNSSRKTAITSNSTDLMAERDGGSVNVSVGLGRKRLKIMKYSTKPKELNKSRAHMGFSPRNMENTVCRKPELILEMLQRKT